Genomic DNA from Peribacillus simplex:
TTAATATCGTTTCATTGATCAGCAGGGAAAAAGTGATGTCACCCGCCCCGTATAAATGCATGATGATGACGCTGCTCGTCACAATCCCCTCATTAATCTTCAACGCAACTGTCGTTGGAATGAAAATCAAGAGGATCAAACCTATCATCAGCGGATGGAATGCGATGAAATGAAAGAATAAGGATGCATAGGCCATTGCGATCAAACAAGCTAAAAACCGGTGCCAGGAGGCATACACCGACTTCTTTTTTGTAACTTGAATGCATAAGATCGCAATGATTCCCGCAGCAGAGAAATATTCGAGATTAAGCATTTGTGCAATAATAATTGCCAGGGTGGCCCCCAAAGCAGTTTTAATCGTCCTGTATCCGATTTTAAACATTGTTATGTATCACCTGGCTCTTTCTCTATCTATTATAATACTATCAGGAAATCAGATATTTTCACAGTCCTTTGCGAGTTAAATTCCCAATTTTTCTAAATACATTTCAAGCAAAAATACATTATAGGAAAAAAATAAAAAAGGTAACCTAAACGTTACCTTTTTTTCACAATTATATACTATTTTCTTTAGCTTATAAAACTTTTTCCAAGAAGTCTTTTGCACGCTGGCTTTTCGGATTGGAAAAGAATTCTTCCGGAGCACTTTCCTCAACGAGCAGACCCCCGTCCAGGAATAGTACACGATCGGCCACTTCTCTCGCAAATCCCATTTCATGCGTTACGATCAGCATGGTCATCCCCGTATGTGCCAGTGACTTCATAACCTCGAGCACTTCTTTTACCATCTCGGGATCAAGCGCTGAAGTCGGCTCATCGAAAAGGATTACTTCCGGGTTCATTGCCAATGCCCGTGCAATCGCGACCCTTTGTTTTTGCCCGCCAGACAGACGATTCGGATAAGACGATTCTTTATCGGCCAAACCGACTTTAGTCAAGAGCTCACGAGCTTGTTTTACAGCCTCGGCCTTTGATAGTTTTTTCACCTTCATAGGGGCATATGTCAGATTTTCCAGTACGGTTTTATGTGGAAATAAATGAAAATGCTGAAATACCATCCCGACGTTTTCACGCACTTTCATGATATTGGTCTTTTTATCAGTGATGATTTGATCTTTAAACCTGATTTGACCATCAGTAGGAGTTTCGAGCATATTGATGCAGCGCAAGAAAGTTGATTTTCCCGAACCGGATGGACCGATGATGGCTAATACTTCACCCTGCCCTATCTCGGTGCTGATTCCTTTTAATACCTCGAGCTTTCCATAATTTTTTTTGAGTCCATCAATTTTAATCACTGCGTCTCATTCTCCTTTCAATCACTTTGCCTAAGATGGTGAGAACCATGACCATCACATAATAAATGAAGCCGGCAAATAATATCGGCTCGAAGAATTTATATGTCTCACCGCCGACAATATAAGCACGGCGCATGATATCCCCTAATCCAATAATTGTGACAACGGCTGATTCCTTCGTTAAGGAAATCAATTCGTTCACAAGGGATGGCAGGATATTCTTGATGGCCTGCGGAAGGATAATATTAAGCATCATCCCTGAATAGGGAACCCCCAGTGCAAGCGATGCCTCTCGTTGGCCCTTATCGACAGCTAAAATGCCTCCCCTGATAATTTCAGAGATGTATGCCGCTGAATTCAGACCGAATGCTAAAAAAGCTGCTTGGAACGCTTCGATTTGAATCCCTAATATTTGTGGTGAACCAAAATAAATCAGCATTAATTGCAGCACCAAAGGCGTACCGCGAAAAATGGATGTATAAAAATCAGCAATCCAATTCAAGGGCTTGATTCTGCTGATTTTAAGTATAGATAGTAATATTCCCAAAACAAATCCGATTACTGCCGCTACCGCTACAACCTTTAATGTAGTCGGTATCCCCTCCAGGATATATGGAAGGGAAGGCATAATCCTATCAAATTCCAGATTCACTCCATTCATCCTCTCTTATGAAGGCCGTTATCTTAGGTCCTTCCTCCTGCTTCATTTTATTAACAATAAAGCGCGGAAAAACGTTCAGAAGGCATGCTAAATCTCTTCTGAACGCTTTTCATCTCTCTGCATTATTCAGTTTCACTGCCACCGAACCATTTTAATATTAATTTTTCCATTTCACCATTTTCCATCATTTTTTTCAACTCGGCATTGAATTCTTCAGTTAACTTGCTTCCTTTTTGGAAAGCGATTGCCGAACCGGCATCTTGTTCACCGGACGTGATCACATGGCCCACCAATTCTTTATTATCTTTCAAGTAGCCTTTTGCCACAGTATCTTCCATGATCACGGCATCAAAACGTCCTGTTGACATTTCTTGAACAACCTCAGGAATACGATTCCGTTTTTCAACTTTCATCCCGATATCTTGGGATTTATTCAAGTCATTTGCCAATGTCTCCTGAATGGATGCAAGCTGTACGCCTACGGTTTTCCCTTTTAAATCTTCAACAGTTTTGATTTTACTGTCCTTTGTCGTGATGATCATGTTTTTAGCTGTATAGTAAATATCACTGAAATCGACTGATTGCTCACGTTTTGCTGTTGGCGTCATTCCAGAGATAACGAAATCGACCGATTTATTTTCCAGAGCAGGCACAAGACTATTAAAGTCAATGTCCTTCACTTGAACTTCATAACCTAATTTTTTTCCGATTGCTTTAGCGATATCGATGTCAAATCCTTTGATTTCATCACTCTTAGATGTTTCAACATATTCAAATGGCGGATAATCCGCAGATGTTCCCATTACCAGAACCTTTTTGTCCTCTGTACCAGCTGTGTCCTTATCTTCTTTCCCGGATGTTCCGCATGCTGCTAAAATACCTACTAATAAAACAGAAGTAAGCAACAATGCTAACTGCTTTTTCAACTTCATTATTATTCCTCCAAAATGATATTTTCAATTCTCTTGTTATTGAATTAGGTTTAGTTAAAATTTGAATAACTAATATTCATACACTAATGTGTATTTTAACACACTCTTATAATTATTCAATAACGTAAATAATAGATTTATTTTTCAGAATATTGCTATAATTTTATTTCTAAGTTTCGCGCTTTAAACTCCAATGGGAAGATATCGGCATCCTTATCTATCTTCTTTCCTAAATGCCCCTGACTTATGCAAAATCATGAATAAAAAAAACCGCCGGATGGGCGGTTTTCAGTCCGTAGTCAAACTTCAAGAAAAGCGAGTTTGACTACGTTTTGTTTCTAAAAAAACATTCCAGTTGATTTCAGAAATCCGCTCCCTTTCCGCCGACTGTCCGCCAAGCCTCCTCGCGCAAGCGCCTGCGGGGTCTCGGCTAGACAGTAATTCGGCAGGAGTGTCGCATATTTCTTCAATCCAATAAGGATTTCATTCCCTATAAAAAAGGTAAAATTCATGAGGGATAACCATGTCTTCTTTTTATCATCATGGTTCGGGATGAGACGGATTCCGAACCCCTTTTGTCTACAAACTGACACCCGCCGATTGGGCGGGTTTTTTAGCTATAGCTATGGCTATGGACTTACACTTCTTCACAATATTGATCGAAGTAGTCTTGTAATTTTTCTACTACAGACATCGGGTGGTGCCCTTCAATTTCATGACGCTCTATCATGGTGATGATTTTTCCATCCTTCAGCAGTGCAAATGATGGGGATGACGGCGGATACCCTTCGAAATAATCACGGGCTTTTTCCGTCGCCTCTTTATCTTGCCCAGCAAAAACGGTTACAAGCTGATCTGGGCGTTTATCATTATGGATTGCATGAGCAGCTGCAGGTCTAGCAATTCCCCCAGCGCAGCCACAAACGGAGTTTACCATGACAAGTGTCGTTCCTTTTTGTGCAAATACTTCCTCTACTTCCTCGGGAGTGGTCAATTCTGTATATCCAGCAGTCTTTATCTCATCGCGAGCCTGTTTGACTACGTCGTTCATTAAAAAATTAAAATCCATATTCATGGCATTTGCTCCTTCCAAGTTTTCTCTTCAATCCTATCATAACAATTGCCACTTCGTGATTCAATAAATTTACCTGTTAAACCGCAGAAACCGTTCAGAACATGTTTAAAACGAAATAGAAGCGGGAATCATGTGTGAGACAACAAGACTTGCAAAAGGATGGGGCATGCTTAGAAGACATTCCACGCATGCCCCATGCTATTTCTTTTTTAATTTGATTTAAATGTTTCTGTAAAAGATTGAAAGGCCTGCTTAACAGCAGCAGTGACCGTTTTATTCCCTGACATCACTTGATTCTCGAGTATAGGTAGAAGACCTTTGACAGTTTCATTTTTATAAAACATCGTTTTAAGCTGGTGATCAATCAATGAATAAAGCCACTCCTTAGATTGCATTCTTCTCCGTTCCTGAAAAACACCCGATTCCTTGGTCATATCGGAAAATTCATTCAATACATCCCAAAGCTCAGGGATTCCTTTACCGGTTATGGCAGAACAAGCATATGCCTTTCCTGCCCATCCCTTTGTTGCTGGCTGAAGGAAGTGCAAGATTCTGCTATATTCGGACTTCGTCCTAATAGCCAGCGGAATGTTCTCTCCGTCGGCTTTATTGACCACAATTCCGTCGACAAGTTCCAGAATCCCTTTTTTCATCCCTTGTAATTCATCTCCGGCACCCGTTAGGACGAGGAGCATGAAGAAGTCGACCATACTTCGAACTATAGCTTCACTCTGACCGACACCGACAGTTTCTATCAGTATCACATCGAATCCTGCCGCTTCACAAAGCAACATCGTTTCCCTCGTTTTGCGGTGAACTCCGCCCAGAGTGCCTTCGGATGGTGAGGGTCTTATGAAGGCATGGGGGTTTCTTGCCAGTTCCTCCATCCTTGTCTTATCACCTAGTATACTACCGCCATTGATTGAAGAGCTTGGATCGACGGCTAGAACGGCAACCTTATGGCCCCTGTCACATAAGTAGGTTCCGAACGTCTCGATAAAGGTACTTTTTCCGGCACCGGGCACTCCGGAAATCCCGATGCGAATCGAGTTCCCTGTATGAGGTAGGATGGCATGCAATAATTCCTGTGCATGATCCAAGTGGTGGGATGCATTGCTTTCAACCAATGTAATCCCTTTAGCTAGCTTAGCCCTGTCCCCTTTTATGATTCCCTCTTTAAGTTCATGGACCGGTATGTTTACATTATGTTTTTTGACGAATTTGCTTTTTGAAGGTTTGTTTTGGCTGGCAGTTAATTCCACACCTGGCTTCAATGAAGATGCAAAACCTTCCTGATTGTTAAGATCGACCCATTCCGGCTTCTTGTCTTCACTCATTATTGGGCCACTTCCTCATATCCGAGGCGATTGTATATTTCCTGAAGCACTTTCTTCGCTGCCTGTGGAATGACCGTACCAGGTCCAAAAATGGCTGTAGCCCCATTTTCCAATAGGTAATCATAATCCTGTACAGGGATGACGCCACCTACGATCACTATAATGTCCTCACGGCCCAAGTTCTTCAGTTCAGTCATGAGCTGCGGCAACAAAGTTTTATGGCCGGCAGCAAGCGAACTCATTCCGACTACATGCACATCATTTTCCACGGCCTGGATGGCGGTTTCTTTCGGTGTTTGGAATAATGGACCGATATCGACATCATAGCCTAAATCCGCAAACCCCGTTCCTACTACTTTAGCTCCGCGATCATGACCATCCTGGCCCATTTTAGCCATTAACAAACGCGGTCTTCTTCCTTCATTTTCAAGGAACTCTTCCGTCATGCGGACGACTTCCTCAATTTCCGCTTCTTTTGAGTATGCCGAGCTATATACGCCGCTGATGGAACGGATTGTTGCTTTGTGACGTCCAGCCACCTCTTCGATCGCATCGGATATTTCACCTAATGAAGCCCGGACTCTTGCAGCTTGGACAGCCAGTTCAAGAAGGTTACCTTCGCCAGTTCTGGCTGCCATGGATAGCGCTTGAAGAGCTTCATCCACCTTTGCCTGATCACGTTTCGCTTTTAATTCGCTCAAACGCTTAAGCTGACTTTCGCGAACCACCGTATTATCAATCTCCAGTATTTCAATAGGATCTTCTTTTTTCAAACGATACTTATTGACGCCTACGATCGTTTCAACTTGAGAATCGATTTTAGCCTGACGCTTTGCAGCTGCTTCCTCGATCCTCATTTTTGGAAGGCCCGTTTCAATTGCCTTCGCCATTCCGCCGAGACCTTCGATTTCTTCTATGTGAGCCCAAGCCCGTTCGATTAATTCATTTGTGAGCGATTCTACATAGTATGAACCCGCCCATGGATCGATCACTTTTGTGATCCCGGTTTCCTCCTGCAGATATAGCTGTGTGTTACGTGCAATGCGTGCCGAGAAATCAGTTGGCAGGGCAATGGCCTCATCCAATGCGTTTGTATGCAGGGACTGTGTATGCCCAAGTGCAGCCGCATGCGCTTCAATAAGGGTCCTTGCGACATTGTTAAACGGATCCTGCTCGGAGAGGCTCCAGCCGGAGGTTTGTGAATGCGTCCTCAATGCCATCGCTTTATTATTCTTCGGTTCGAATTGTTTCATCAGTTTGGACCAAATGAAGCGAGCTGCCCTCATTTTCGCCACTTCCATGAAATAGTTCATTCCTACAGCCCAGAAGAATGACAGGCGTGGTGCAAATTTATCGATATCAATACCTGCTTTCATTCCGGTACGTGCATACTCAAGCCCATCCGCCAAAGTATAGGCAAGTTCGATATCAGCCGGCGCCCCCGCTTCTTGCAGATGATAGCCGGAGATGGAAATGGAATTGAACTTGGGCATATATTTGGATGTATACTCAAATATATCAGCTATGATTTTCATGGACATTTCAGGTGGGTAGATATACGTATTCCGAACCATGTATTCCTTTAAGATGTCATTTTGGATCGTGCCTGAAAGCTTATCCTGTGTTACGCCTTGTTCTTCAGCTGTGACGATATAAAATGCAAGGATGGGTAATACAGCACCATTCATCGTCATTGACACGGACATCTGATCAAGCGGAATGCCGTCAAACAGGATTTTCATGTCAAGAATGGAATCAATGGCAACTCCCGCCTTCCCCACATCACCGACAACACGTGGATGATCGGAGTCATAACCGCGGTGTGTAGCTAAATCAAAAGCAACTGAGAGCCCTTTTTGCCCCATAGCCAGATTACGCCTGTAAAACGCATTGGATTCCTCGGCAGTCGAAAACCCTGCATACTGGCGTACCGTCCAAGGACGATTGACATACATGGAAGGATAGGGCCCTCTTGTAAAAGGAGCGATGCCTGGCACACTTTCCATATGCTCCAAATCGCGATTATCTTCCTCAACATAAAGCGGTTTGATTTTTATTTGTTCGTTGGTTTCAAACAGAAGATCCTCCATGTTTTTCCCAACTGCTTTTTCGGCTTCCTTTTTCCATGCTTCCACCGTACCTTTAATCTCTGACTTAGCAGGATTTATAGCAGAAAAATTCGGTCTTTTCATTTCAGTTCACCCCTAGCTTCTGCAACAATTCCGATAAAATGGATATTGCATTCGTTTTAACATGGATAAAATCCTTGACTCCTGCTTCACTTAGTGTAATCTCCAATTCTTCTTTTTGCTTGCCGGCACAATAAATGGTGATTTCAGGGAATTGCTTTTTAATTTCTTTAATGGTGACTGGCGCTAATTCCGAATAGTCAGCATCACTGCCGCAAACACAATAGATAGGGAGCTTGGTCGCAGCTACATAATCGACTGCTTCCTCAATGGTTTGACACCCCTTGCTGCCGATTGTTTCAATACCACCTGCTGCGGCAAGACTTTTAAAGAAATCTGCACGAGGTTTATAGGATTTGAGATCTTTCAAATTAATCAAACCGATAGTTGGAGTGGTTCCACTTATTTCTTTATACTTTTCACTGCGTATTCTTATCTGTTCGAACTGAATGGATACCCGATCCAAGTCAAGTGGGGTAATGCCGACCGGCTTCTCGACTTTCATATATGACACATGGTTATTCCGTGTCGGGGTTTTAATCTTATCAGCGGGATTCGGATATACATTCGTTCCGATGATACTTTCTTTTCTGCAAGCCGCATTTTGAACTCTTCCTTGATAAACTTCAGCTATTTCTGTCTGAAGGGTGCCTTGTTTAATTAGCTCAAGAATCCCTCCAGCTGCATCGATTTCAAGGAATTTCGCCCAAGCCTTTTCAGCCAATTCATCCGTTAGTTGCTCAACATACCATGAACCGCCAGCAGGATCGACCACTGTTGTGATATTTGTTTCTTCTTTTAAAATCAAGTGTGTGTTACGGGCAATCCTTTCTGAAAAATCATCGGTTTCACCAGTTGCGTGTGTGAATGGATGAATTTGAAGATATTGAATGCCTCCAATAGCTGCAGCGAAAGCTTGGTTTGTGGTCCGAAGAATATTGACATGCTGATCATAAAGCGTTTCAGTCAACTCGGAAGTAACGGCATGTATCGCCATTTTAAAATGGTCCGCCGCTGTATCGAAAGCTTCTGCAAGACCTGCCCAAAGCCTTCTGGCAGCCCGCAGTTTAGCGATGGACATGAAGTAATTTGAATCCAAAGCAAAAGAGAATACCATTTTTTCGGAAACCGAGGCAATGGAGAGCCCTTGTTTTTCACCCTCCAATAGATATTGGACGGCAGCCGATAATCCGTAAGCTATTTCTTGTACGGCATTAGCTCCCCCATTATGGTAGACTGCCGTATTAATCAAAATTGTTTTTAAATCCCTGCCTACATTCTGATAATCTTGGATTGTCTTCAGCCAGTCTGCAAAATAGTTATCCGTATCTTCTGGCAGCTGACCGCAAATGAGCCATTCTGCAATGGGATCTTCAGCAATAACGCCTGTCAATTGGGCATTTTGAGCTTCGGCAACAGCTTTGAATTGAGGGAATAATCCTTTTTGTTTCCCCTTAAGGTCAATGAAAACCGGGATTTCTTTTAATGGGATATCCTTAAACAATTTTTCTGCCCTTGCTCCCTCGGCAAGCAATCGTGCAGGGTATGCCACGACATTTTGACCACGTTTGAATGAAGCCTTCATCTTTTCATTTGCTTCTTCGGCTGTGATACCGCTTACAGGTTGAACGACAAGCCAAGGTTTTTCATGATATCCCGTTGGGGACGTTCCTCGGGTGAAAGGGAAAAATCCTGGTAATTCAGCTGCTTTTTCCGGTGAATCCGCCTTTTCTGTATAGAGCGGATATAAAGTGATGCCCTCATATGTATTCGTTTTTAATTTTTCTACACTTTTCCCTTTTAAACTTGCTTCCGCAGCTTCTTTCCACTCTTCAAAAGAAGGCTTCGGAAAGGTTATGTTTTTTACATCTTTCAGTTCCATCTGTAATCGCTTTCTTATCTCCTGCCGCCTCATACGCCCTGTCCTTTCTTTGGGAGAACGAACGCTCAGTCAGTTTTGGATAAGAAAACCACCCTCCCGTCAATTTAATCTGGATTATACTAACATTCTACCATAATTTTCTTGAAATTTAAGACAATAGAAATTAGTAAATCTGTTATTTGGGAAACCACTAGCCTATTTCACTTTTTTTAAATCAAGTACAGCCCCTGATCTGTATTAGAACAGCTCTTAATAAAATAATAGCAAAAATAAAATATTTGTCGATGTTTTTCTACGAAAAGAGAAAGGACAGGGTCTAAACTTTGGCAATCGACTTCGGCATAGCAGTGATGATTCAAGAACCACCTACTTCACCATAGTTATGGTTTCTATCAATTTTTTTTAAAAAAGGTGATTGGAATGGGAGTGCGAGACTTTAGCGGGTATAGTGCGTCCAAGGAAATACCACACAGGCGCCAAAGAGCGCCGAGGGCGGACCCACCCGGAAAATCGAGTGCCTGGAGTTCCAACCATCGTACAAATTGTACCAATCTAAAAAAATGTAGGCAAACTCGATTTTCATCGAGTTTGCCTACATTCTGAAGGGATGACCTTCCGGCCTTCCTTTTCTTCATTTTAGTATATGGAAGTGTTATCTTTGGAAATCTTTTCGATGATTTCTTTAACCCTTGCAAGGAATCGTCCACATACCAGTCCGTCCAAAACACGATGATCAAGTGATAAACAGAGATTCACCATATCTCGTACGGCAATCATGTCATTTATGACCACTGGACGTTTTACAATCGTTTCAACTTGTAAAATGGCCGCCTGTGGATGATTGATGATTCCCATGGACTGGACAGAACCGAATGAGCCAGTGTTATTAACAGTGAACGTACCACCTTGCATATCCTCTGCTTTTAACTTACCCGCCTTCACTTTGGATGCGAGTTCCTGTATCTCCCTTGCTATACCTTTGATTGATTTTTCATCTGCATTTTTAATGACCGGTACAAATAAGGCATCTTCGGTTGCAACGGCTATTGATATATTGATTTCTTTTTTTTGTATGATTTTTTCGCCTGCCCACATCGAATTGAGCTCTGGAAATTCCGTAAGGGCTTGAGCAACCGCTTTTACGAAAAAGGCAAAGTACGTTAAATTATAGCCTTCTTTTTGTTTAAAGTCGGATTTAAGATTATCACGCAACTTCACCATATTGCTTGCGTCAACTTCCACCATCGTCCAAGCATGCGGAATGTCGTGCTTACTTTTCAACATATTGGACGCAATTGCCTTACGGATGCCGGTAACAGGTATTTCCTTGTCACCAGCAGCAGTCGGCACATTAGGTACTGGATTGGTTCGACGAATAACTTGAGTGGCGGTCTCTTCAGGAGCCGATTCGGATATTGCGGCAGGCTCATCCGCCTTAGGAAGATTCCCTGATTCAACAAGTTTCAGTAAATCTTTACGGGTGATCCGTCCCTCATTCCCCGTTCCTTTAACTTTTGTAAGATCGATTCCATGCTCCTGGGAAAGTTTTAACACAGCTGGCGAATAGCGAGCTTTCCTTGATGGTTCGGCCGACGCTTGCTGCACATCTCTTGTAACAGGTGCATTAACATTTTCCTCACTATGAGAAACTTGCCCCGCATTTTCGTTATCCGTCTTTGCCGCTTCAACTTCAATCGAGCAAATGACTTCCCCGACTGCCAATGTTTGATTCTCATCCGCCTTCAATTCCTTGATGATGCCGGTGAAGGAAGAAGGAACCTCAGCATTTACTTTATCCGTCATCACTTCAGCTAGCGGGTCGTATTTCGTGACATGATCCCCAGGCTTCACAAGCCATTTACTGATGGTTCCCTCTGTGACACTTTCGCCTAGTTGAGGCATCTTCATTAATTCCATAGCCATAATTCTTTCCTCCTTCTTAACAGTCATTAATACTCGGCCAATTCCCTCATTGCTTTTTCCACTTTATCAGGGTTCACCATAAATTGCTTTTCCATCGTAGGCGCATATGGCATGGCAGGTACATCAGGTCCGGCCAAACGTTTTACAGGGGCATCCAAATCAAAAAGGCAATGCTCGGCAATGATGGCTGCGACCTCACTCATGATGCTTCCTTCTTTATTATCTTCCGTGACCAGCAATACTTTCCCCGTTTTAGAAGCTGCTTCTATGATAGCATCCTTATCTAAAGGGTAGACCGTACGCAAGTCAAGAACATGTGCAGAAATTCCATCTGCAGCTAATTTTTCTGCTGCCTGAAGGGCAAAATGCACACAAAGGCCATAGGAGATGACAGTAATGTCTTCCCCTTCCCTTTTCACTTCCGCCTTACCGATGGGAAGTACATAATCTTCAGTGGGCACCTCACCCTTGATCAAGCGGTATGCGCGTTTATGTTCAAAGAAAAGCACTGGGTCTTCATCGCGAATGGCAGCTTTAAGCAAACCCTTTACATCATAAGGAGTGGAAGGCATCACAATTTTCAAGCCCGGCTGATTGGCAAAGATTGCTTCAACCGATTGTGAATGATAAAGAGCTCCATGGATCCCTCCTCCATACGGGGCACGGATAACCATAGGACAGCTCCAGTCATTATTAGAACGGTATCTAATTTTGGCTGCCTCTGAAACGATTTGGTTAATGGCAGGCATGATGAAATCAGCAAATTGCATCTCAGCTATCGGCCGAAGTCCATACATGGCGGCTCCAATTCCCACTCCTGCAATTGCAGATTCAGCGAGCGGGGTATCGATGACCCTGGCTTCACCGAATTGGTCGTATAAACCATTAGTGGCTTTAAAGACCCCACCTTTTTTTCCTACATCCTCTCCCAATACGAATACACGGGAATCACGTTCCATCTCTTCCCTCATTGCCATTGTCACGGCATCTATATAAGAAATCACTGGCATTCTATTACCCCCTTACTTTTGTGCATACACATGATTCATAGCACTTTCAGCCTTCGGATATGGAGCATTCTCAGCATAATCGGTTGCTTCGTTTACTATCTTCATGACTTCATCATTCATTTGTTTTTCAAGGTCATCATCCATGATTCCCACTTCTTTTAAATACGCTCCAAATGTCATTATGGAATCCTTCGTTTTGGCTTCGGCCACTTCGTCCGCAGTCCGGTAGCTTCGGTCATCATCATCACTTGAATGAGGTGTGAGCCTGTATGAAACGGTTTCTACAAGAGTTGGGCCTTCACCCCTACGTGCACGGTCAGCCGCTTCTTTCACCGCTGCATACACTTCCAATGGATCATTGCCATCCACCGTTATACCAGGCATCCCATAGCCAATTGCCCTGTCGGAAACATTTTCACAAGATAGCTGTTTCTCAATAGGAACTGAAATCGCATATTTATTATTTTCACACATGAAAATGACCGGTAGCTTGTGCACACCTGCAAAGTTGGCCCCTTCATGAAAATCGCCCTGATTGGATGAACCTTCCCCAAACGTTACGAATGTTACCAAATCCTTACCTTCCATCTTCCCTGCAAGGGCAATCCCGACAGCATGCGGGACCTG
This window encodes:
- a CDS encoding dihydrolipoamide acetyltransferase family protein; translation: MAMELMKMPQLGESVTEGTISKWLVKPGDHVTKYDPLAEVMTDKVNAEVPSSFTGIIKELKADENQTLAVGEVICSIEVEAAKTDNENAGQVSHSEENVNAPVTRDVQQASAEPSRKARYSPAVLKLSQEHGIDLTKVKGTGNEGRITRKDLLKLVESGNLPKADEPAAISESAPEETATQVIRRTNPVPNVPTAAGDKEIPVTGIRKAIASNMLKSKHDIPHAWTMVEVDASNMVKLRDNLKSDFKQKEGYNLTYFAFFVKAVAQALTEFPELNSMWAGEKIIQKKEINISIAVATEDALFVPVIKNADEKSIKGIAREIQELASKVKAGKLKAEDMQGGTFTVNNTGSFGSVQSMGIINHPQAAILQVETIVKRPVVINDMIAVRDMVNLCLSLDHRVLDGLVCGRFLARVKEIIEKISKDNTSIY
- a CDS encoding alpha-ketoacid dehydrogenase subunit beta codes for the protein MPVISYIDAVTMAMREEMERDSRVFVLGEDVGKKGGVFKATNGLYDQFGEARVIDTPLAESAIAGVGIGAAMYGLRPIAEMQFADFIMPAINQIVSEAAKIRYRSNNDWSCPMVIRAPYGGGIHGALYHSQSVEAIFANQPGLKIVMPSTPYDVKGLLKAAIRDEDPVLFFEHKRAYRLIKGEVPTEDYVLPIGKAEVKREGEDITVISYGLCVHFALQAAEKLAADGISAHVLDLRTVYPLDKDAIIEAASKTGKVLLVTEDNKEGSIMSEVAAIIAEHCLFDLDAPVKRLAGPDVPAMPYAPTMEKQFMVNPDKVEKAMRELAEY
- a CDS encoding thiamine pyrophosphate-dependent dehydrogenase E1 component subunit alpha gives rise to the protein MVEKRHEQLGLNEETVLDMYRTMLLSRRIDERMWLLNRSGKIPFVISCQGQEAAQVGAAFALDRQKDYVLPYYRDVGVVLTFGMTAKDLMLSGFAKEEDPNSGGRQMPGHFGQKKNRIVTGSSPVTTQVPHAVGIALAGKMEGKDLVTFVTFGEGSSNQGDFHEGANFAGVHKLPVIFMCENNKYAISVPIEKQLSCENVSDRAIGYGMPGITVDGNDPLEVYAAVKEAADRARRGEGPTLVETVSYRLTPHSSDDDDRSYRTADEVAEAKTKDSIMTFGAYLKEVGIMDDDLEKQMNDEVMKIVNEATDYAENAPYPKAESAMNHVYAQK